The genome window TTCATTACATTTGTGATGTAAGCACAGGTGCCATATTAGCTTTCATGTCGggattttttcatatgccttttGATGAATGCGAGAAACTTTATAAAACATTAGGATCAGATGTATTTTCACAAAATTTCATTGTTGGAAAAGTTAAAATGAGTTGAAGCCATGCATTTTATAGCAGTCAAATGTGgggaaaaattctgaaaaaatagaATGTGATTTGCACTATTGATTGCAACAGCAAGAAACCACACATGCCTTAAGGTAACTGCCGTAAGTACCATAGTAAACAGAGGATAACACAAAAATATTCTGGTGTTTTAGAAGCTAAAGTGCTTAGAAACTATAATTTGTTGTCTCTAAACATAGAAACTATGGCCATTTTGCTGGAATCAACTGTCATTTCAGAGGCTGTCAGTATAAAATGTGGCAGGCCATTAGAGCCTCATCTGCTGCTCCAGGCTACTTTGGAGAATACGCATTGGGAAATGATCTTCATCAAGGTGAAGGTTTGCTTCTGAATAACTCTTTGGCATTAGCAATGCATGAGCGTAAATATCTTTGGCCGGATATTCCATTAGAGTACACAGTATGTCTGGACACTGGACATTCGGAGAGTGATATGAAAAACACTGTGATACACACAAGCTTGAAAACCAAACTTTCTAATGTTATCAACAGTGCTACAGATATAGAAGCAGTCTGTATAATTCTTGATGGTCTGTTACCTCCTGATACCTATTTTATATTCAATCCTGTAATGTGTGAAAACATAACTCTAGATGAAAGTCAAAACGAAAAGCTGAATCAGCTGCAGTTAGAAGGGttgaaatacatagaaaaaaatgaaaaaaattaaaaagttgcaaaaatattaAGTCGAGAAAACATAACTCTGCACAGAATTAATGAGATATAATTGAGAACAAACAAGTATGAAGGCCTTCTATTCTTTTTAAAGTTGCGATGAGTATATGCTTATGTTCTGGTAAATGAAGGCCTGCTCAGAAGATTCACCAAAGTCAACAGGAATTGTGGGGTTCAACATGAGTTGAATTATGAATTCTAGAGAATCCTGAAGAAGACTGTGCTTTCACTAGTTTGCACAGCATAGAAAATATGCTTGATTATATAATTCATATGAGAGTTAGATGTTTAAGATGTTAATAAGTAAGTTTTAGGAGTCTCATTGTGATCGTGGTATTAGTAGATGTTGGtgttattttgtttgattttgggaaatgtattaatatatgtgtTAAACAAGGAGCTAAAAACAATTACactttgtatttttgcttttgtcatcaTAATCATGTTGAATTTATGTAatcattgattttatttcatgTGGAATAGCTAATTGcttcttaaaattatattatttaatgttttcattagCTACACTCTACAATTCAcatactactttttattttaaaattacttaaatagATCCAAAAAGtagaagttttatttaaaatgtttttatgctTGAAATATGAGAACCAGGTACAGTTTTCTAttcaaaattttcttattttaatattgtttggCTAACAAAGATAGATAAAGTTTCACTCAAACACTTTTTCTCCTTACAATTTCAAGATAATGTACATTAACTTTTCTACGTCTAACCCTAGGTTATCCTTCCCTGTTATAAAGTTGATTGcttaaatttactgagaaaatattcccatcattaacaaaaataaaatattgaaataaaaaaagatggagGTTCAACATCTTTAGTCATTATGGAAGTGCATATCAAAGTCATatgccacttcacacccaccatatttgtcataataaaaaaaaaaaacaggaaataagaaTTGTTGATAAGAATGTGGAGGTATTGGAACACCTGTACCTTGCtaatgagaatgcaaaatggtggtGCTACAACAGAAAACACACTGGCTCtttgataaaatgtaaacataaaatttCCTTACAAGTCAATGTGAGTACTTCTTAATTGTATACTTGAGATAACTTAaagcatatgtttttaaaataacttttgccCAGATGTTCATAGCACCATTTTTTACAGTAgctgaaaaatggaaacaaactaaATGGCCATCACCtactaaataaaatgtggcatagccatacaatggaatattgtaaatctgtgaaaatgaatgaacaaactacaTAAGAGATtaacctcaaaaacattacactaagtgaaagaagccagatacaaaaggccacatattgtatgattctatttttgtgaagtgcccagaataggcaattttatatagaaagaaagcaga of Macaca fascicularis isolate 582-1 chromosome X, T2T-MFA8v1.1 contains these proteins:
- the LOC102145422 gene encoding LOW QUALITY PROTEIN: calcium-independent phospholipase A2-gamma (The sequence of the model RefSeq protein was modified relative to this genomic sequence to represent the inferred CDS: deleted 1 base in 1 codon; substituted 6 bases at 6 genomic stop codons), which translates into the protein MSGFFHMPFDECEKLYKTLGSDVFSQNFIVGKVKMSXSHAFYSSQMWGKILKNRMXFALLIATARNHTCLKVTAVSTIVNRGXHKNILVFXKLKNYGHFAGINCHFRGCQYKMWQAIRASSAAPGYFGEYALGNDLHQGEGLLLNNSLALAMHERKYLWPDIPLEYTVCLDTGHSESDMKNTVIHTSLKTKLSNVINSATDIEAVCIILDGLLPPDTYFIFNPVMCENITLDESQNEKLNQLQLEGLKYIEKNEKNXKVAKILSRENITLHRINEIXLRTNKYEGLLFFLKLR